Proteins from a single region of Nakamurella flava:
- a CDS encoding NAD-dependent succinate-semialdehyde dehydrogenase, producing MGVSQDRIDQVLAAVPTGLLIGGRWIDTDATIKVENPATGEVLTQVADASPEQGIAALDAAVAAGAEWAATDPRARGEVLRKAFDLVTERAEDIALLMTLEMGKPLAEARGEVTYGGEFLRWFSEEAVRISGRYSVAPSGGTRLLTMKQPVGPVYAITPWNFPLAMGTRKLGPALAAGCPVVVKPAAQTPLTTLALAAILMEAGLPDGVVNVITTSQSGAVSGPIIADPRLRKLTFTGSTPVGQKLIEQSAQNVLKVSMELGGNAPFLVFGDADLDAAVDGAMLAKMRNIGEACTAANRFIVHRSVADEFAAKLAEKMGAMTIGRGWDDGVQVGPLVDAKAVEKVTELVTDATDQGATVLTGGKAVDGPGYFYPPTVLTGVPTSAKVFREEIFGPVAPIITFDTDDEGIALANDTEYGLVAYAFTRDVTRALTVAERLETGMVGLNQGIVSNPAAPFGGVKASGLGREGGAEGIDEYLETKYVGIKL from the coding sequence ATGGGTGTTTCGCAGGACCGCATCGACCAGGTACTGGCCGCCGTCCCCACCGGCCTGCTGATCGGTGGCCGGTGGATCGACACCGACGCCACCATCAAGGTCGAGAACCCGGCGACCGGTGAGGTTCTCACCCAGGTCGCGGACGCCTCCCCGGAGCAGGGCATCGCCGCCCTGGACGCCGCGGTGGCCGCCGGTGCCGAGTGGGCCGCCACGGACCCGCGGGCCCGCGGTGAGGTCTTGCGCAAGGCCTTCGACCTGGTCACCGAGCGGGCCGAGGACATCGCCCTGCTGATGACGCTGGAGATGGGCAAGCCGCTGGCCGAGGCCCGCGGCGAGGTCACCTACGGCGGCGAGTTCCTGCGCTGGTTCTCCGAGGAGGCCGTCCGCATCTCGGGGCGGTACTCCGTCGCCCCGTCCGGCGGCACCCGGCTGCTGACCATGAAGCAGCCGGTCGGCCCGGTCTACGCGATCACCCCGTGGAACTTCCCGCTGGCCATGGGCACCCGCAAGCTCGGCCCGGCCCTGGCCGCCGGTTGCCCCGTCGTGGTCAAGCCGGCCGCCCAGACCCCGCTCACCACCCTGGCTCTCGCGGCCATCCTCATGGAGGCCGGTCTGCCGGACGGCGTCGTCAACGTCATCACCACCTCGCAGTCCGGGGCGGTGTCCGGGCCGATCATCGCCGACCCGCGGCTGCGCAAGCTGACGTTCACCGGGTCCACCCCGGTCGGGCAGAAGCTCATCGAGCAGTCCGCCCAGAACGTGCTCAAGGTGTCGATGGAACTCGGCGGCAACGCCCCGTTCCTGGTGTTCGGCGACGCCGACCTCGACGCCGCCGTCGACGGGGCGATGCTGGCCAAGATGCGCAACATCGGCGAGGCCTGCACCGCGGCCAACCGGTTCATCGTGCACCGCAGCGTCGCCGACGAGTTCGCCGCCAAGCTCGCCGAGAAGATGGGCGCGATGACCATCGGCCGCGGCTGGGACGACGGGGTGCAGGTCGGTCCGCTGGTCGACGCCAAGGCCGTCGAGAAGGTCACCGAACTCGTCACCGACGCCACCGACCAGGGCGCGACCGTCCTCACCGGGGGCAAGGCCGTCGACGGGCCGGGCTACTTCTACCCGCCGACCGTGCTCACCGGGGTGCCCACGTCGGCCAAGGTGTTCCGCGAGGAGATCTTCGGGCCGGTCGCCCCGATCATCACCTTCGACACCGACGACGAGGGCATCGCCCTGGCCAACGACACCGAGTACGGCCTGGTCGCCTACGCCTTCACCCGCGACGTCACGCGGGCGCTGACCGTGGCCGAACGGCTGGAGACCGGCATGGTCGGCCTCAACCAGGGCATCGTCTCCAACCCGGCCGCCCCGTTCGGCGGGGTCAAGGCCTCCGGCCTGGGCCGTGAGGGCGGCGCCGAGGGCATCGACGAGTACCTCGAGACCAAGTACGTCGGCATCAAGCTGTAG
- a CDS encoding WhiB family transcriptional regulator, which translates to MPDHDRLPPPTTDHWDWQLRAACRGADVTAFYHPSQERSRSRERRIERAKAVCAQCPVLSACRRHALSTREPYGVWGGLSENERAGILGVRSLQYPGPVQRPVRLGSAATGDRPIAAGAVRA; encoded by the coding sequence ATGCCCGATCACGATCGACTCCCGCCGCCCACCACCGACCACTGGGACTGGCAGCTGCGCGCCGCCTGTCGCGGCGCCGACGTCACGGCGTTCTACCACCCGTCCCAGGAGCGCAGCCGGAGCCGGGAGCGCCGCATCGAACGCGCCAAGGCCGTGTGCGCGCAGTGCCCGGTGCTGTCGGCCTGTCGGCGGCACGCCCTGTCCACCCGGGAGCCGTACGGGGTCTGGGGCGGACTGTCCGAGAACGAACGCGCCGGCATCCTCGGCGTCCGGTCCCTGCAGTATCCGGGCCCGGTCCAGCGCCCGGTTCGTCTCGGTTCCGCCGCGACCGGCGATCGCCCGATCGCGGCCGGAGCGGTCCGCGCCTGA
- a CDS encoding aspartate aminotransferase family protein, with translation MADVQERGQFVLTRGAGSQVWDAEGKRYLDATAGLWFANVGHGRTEIAEAVAHQLGTLAHYSGFGNYTADVTVALAERLAAIAPVPDSKIFFTSGGSDSIETAAKLARRYWIERGQPERTLLVARDKAYHGMHVAGTALAGIPGNHDGYGDLMPDAVTSIPWDQGKALLEVIEQHGAHRIAAFFCEPVIGAGGVYPPPEGYLAEVRQICRDHDILFVADEVITGFGRIGGEWFASTKFGLQPDLMTTAKGLTSGYVPMGAVFVAPHVAEPFFTPGGSTWWRHGYTYGGHAGAAAAAMANLDIIERENLLGAADHLAHQLHHRLAPLAEHSEVVEVRSGTGAVAAVQLADAPTALGLVPVLRRHGIATRAVGAGGIQVSPAFVMTDAELDEVVHGITAALDDAAQAGGC, from the coding sequence ATGGCCGACGTGCAGGAACGGGGGCAGTTCGTCCTCACCCGTGGCGCGGGGTCGCAGGTGTGGGACGCCGAGGGCAAGCGGTACCTCGACGCCACCGCGGGGCTCTGGTTCGCCAACGTCGGGCACGGCCGCACCGAGATCGCCGAGGCGGTCGCCCATCAGCTCGGCACCCTGGCCCACTACTCGGGCTTCGGCAACTACACCGCCGATGTCACCGTCGCCCTGGCCGAGCGGCTGGCTGCCATCGCCCCGGTACCGGACAGCAAGATCTTCTTCACCTCGGGCGGTTCGGACTCGATCGAGACCGCCGCCAAGCTGGCCCGGCGGTACTGGATCGAGCGGGGGCAACCCGAGCGCACCTTGCTGGTCGCCCGCGACAAGGCCTACCACGGCATGCATGTCGCCGGAACGGCGCTGGCCGGCATCCCCGGTAACCACGACGGGTACGGCGATCTCATGCCGGACGCCGTCACCTCGATCCCCTGGGATCAGGGCAAGGCCCTGCTCGAGGTCATCGAGCAGCACGGCGCCCACCGGATCGCCGCGTTCTTCTGCGAGCCGGTCATCGGCGCCGGTGGCGTCTACCCGCCGCCGGAGGGGTATCTGGCCGAGGTCCGCCAGATCTGCCGGGACCACGACATCCTGTTCGTCGCCGACGAGGTCATCACCGGTTTCGGTCGCATCGGCGGAGAATGGTTCGCCTCCACCAAGTTCGGTCTGCAGCCCGATCTGATGACCACGGCGAAGGGCCTGACGTCCGGGTACGTGCCGATGGGTGCGGTCTTCGTCGCCCCGCACGTCGCCGAACCGTTCTTCACTCCGGGCGGCTCGACCTGGTGGCGGCACGGTTACACCTACGGCGGACACGCCGGAGCGGCTGCGGCGGCCATGGCCAACCTCGACATCATCGAGCGCGAGAACCTGCTGGGCGCCGCCGACCACCTCGCCCATCAGCTGCACCACCGCCTGGCACCGCTGGCCGAGCACAGCGAGGTCGTCGAGGTGCGCAGCGGCACCGGCGCCGTCGCCGCGGTCCAGTTGGCCGACGCCCCGACGGCTCTGGGCCTGGTCCCGGTCCTGCGCCGGCACGGCATCGCGACCCGCGCGGTCGGCGCCGGCGGCATCCAGGTCTCCCCCGCGTTCGTGATGACGGACGCCGAGCTCGATGAGGTCGTGCACGGCATCACCGCCGCACTGGACGACGCCGCGCAGGCAGGTGGCTGCTGA
- a CDS encoding NAD-dependent epimerase/dehydratase family protein has product MPATVVVVGANGLVGSQVCLALRERGADVHGVVRRAGTAPDGIDEVVGDFTDPEFAAQAVAGADAVVTTVHPMGSDRGTQEQVGVIGTATLARAAAAAGVDRLVHLSTAAVYDRSPSAGDVSETSALVGDDANDYAVTKRDTEAAVAEVDGITRVLLRPPAILGPGPTSVWNTLRPAGMRDDEANRHAAADGSWPWVHVTDLAALAADIAVGAIAASTDPERGPVEGGCTPVSVVAGTDRQRDYFQTVADAVGVDPVWDDRPAWTGQLRGDRARAWGWTPRVDLDAALDELRTGLGG; this is encoded by the coding sequence ATGCCCGCGACCGTGGTGGTGGTCGGGGCCAATGGTCTGGTCGGCTCCCAGGTCTGCCTCGCCCTGCGGGAGCGCGGCGCCGACGTGCACGGGGTGGTCCGCCGGGCCGGCACGGCACCCGACGGGATCGACGAGGTGGTGGGCGACTTCACCGACCCGGAGTTCGCCGCGCAGGCCGTCGCCGGAGCCGACGCGGTGGTGACGACGGTGCACCCGATGGGCTCCGATCGGGGCACCCAGGAGCAGGTCGGGGTGATCGGCACCGCGACGCTGGCCCGGGCCGCCGCCGCGGCCGGGGTCGACCGGCTGGTGCACCTGTCGACGGCCGCGGTCTACGACCGGTCGCCCTCTGCGGGGGACGTGTCCGAGACGTCGGCGCTAGTCGGCGACGACGCCAACGACTACGCCGTCACCAAGCGGGACACCGAAGCCGCGGTGGCCGAGGTCGACGGCATCACCCGCGTCCTGCTGCGACCGCCGGCGATCCTCGGCCCCGGTCCGACGTCGGTCTGGAACACGCTGCGGCCGGCCGGGATGCGGGACGACGAGGCGAACCGCCACGCCGCGGCGGACGGGTCGTGGCCGTGGGTGCACGTCACCGATCTGGCCGCGCTGGCCGCCGACATCGCGGTCGGGGCCATCGCCGCGTCGACCGACCCCGAGCGAGGTCCGGTCGAGGGTGGCTGCACCCCGGTCAGCGTCGTGGCCGGCACCGATCGGCAGCGCGACTACTTCCAGACCGTGGCCGATGCCGTGGGGGTCGACCCGGTCTGGGACGACCGCCCGGCCTGGACCGGGCAGCTGCGGGGCGACCGGGCCCGGGCGTGGGGGTGGACACCGCGGGTGGACCTGGACGCCGCCCTGGACGAGCTGCGGACCGGGCTCGGCGGGTAG
- a CDS encoding siderophore-interacting protein, which translates to MATHLTVTRTEQLSPSLRRVHFHSDDLSAFADSFDTDRYVKLVFPQPGVVYPEPLDFRALRGVFPPEDMPVVRTYTALFPNVAAGTVAIDFVVHGDHGVAGPWAAAARPGDRLLVNGPNGAYRPDPTADWHLLVGDETAIPAITAALADLPASATARVFLLVEKPGHELDLPLPAGATVTWYYRSESPDHGDGLLDTAVRSLPWLPGRVHVFAHGEAQEIMHRIRPHLLRERGLDRSQVSISGYWRQGRTEEAFREWKSELARREAQPA; encoded by the coding sequence ATGGCGACCCACCTGACCGTGACGCGCACCGAGCAGCTCAGCCCGAGCCTGCGCCGCGTGCACTTCCACAGCGACGACCTGTCCGCGTTCGCCGACTCGTTCGACACCGACCGCTACGTCAAGCTCGTCTTCCCCCAGCCCGGTGTCGTCTATCCCGAACCGTTGGACTTCCGGGCGCTGCGCGGCGTCTTCCCGCCCGAGGACATGCCCGTCGTCCGCACCTACACGGCGCTCTTTCCCAACGTGGCCGCCGGCACCGTGGCCATCGACTTCGTCGTGCACGGTGACCACGGTGTCGCCGGGCCCTGGGCGGCGGCGGCCCGGCCGGGCGACCGGCTGCTGGTCAACGGTCCCAACGGTGCCTATCGACCGGACCCCACGGCCGACTGGCACCTGCTCGTCGGCGACGAGACGGCCATCCCGGCCATCACCGCCGCGCTGGCCGACCTGCCGGCCTCGGCCACGGCGCGGGTCTTCCTCCTCGTCGAGAAACCCGGCCACGAGCTGGATCTGCCCCTTCCGGCAGGTGCCACCGTGACCTGGTACTACCGATCCGAGAGCCCGGATCACGGCGATGGCCTGCTCGACACGGCGGTACGGAGCCTGCCCTGGCTCCCCGGCCGGGTGCACGTCTTCGCCCACGGCGAGGCGCAGGAGATCATGCACCGGATCCGCCCACACCTGCTGCGGGAGCGGGGCCTGGACCGGTCGCAGGTGTCGATCTCCGGCTACTGGCGGCAGGGCCGCACCGAGGAGGCGTTCCGCGAGTGGAAGTCGGAACTGGCCCGCCGCGAGGCCCAGCCGGCCTGA
- a CDS encoding ABC transporter ATP-binding protein, with translation MAAAIDIRHLQKRFGSVVALDGLDLTVTAGEVHGFLGPNGSGKSTTIRVLLGLLRPTAGQVRLLGRDPFRDAVDLHRRLAYVPGDVALWPTLTGGETIDLLGRLRGGLDRRRRDELLQRFDLDPTRRCRTYSKGNRQKVALIAALAADVELLVLDEPTSGLDPLMEQVFREEITAQKARGRTVLLSSHILSEVEALCDRVGIVRSGRIIESGTLAELRHLTRTAVLAEVAEPGRVGALTAADGVHDLQVDGHRVRAAVDSDRIGTVMAVLTGAGLRSLACTPPTLEELFLRHYTADDVR, from the coding sequence ATGGCTGCCGCCATCGACATCCGTCATCTGCAGAAGCGTTTCGGGTCCGTCGTCGCGCTCGACGGACTCGACCTGACGGTCACCGCGGGCGAGGTGCATGGCTTCCTCGGCCCGAACGGCTCCGGCAAGTCGACCACTATCCGGGTGCTGCTCGGACTGCTCCGTCCCACTGCCGGGCAGGTGCGCCTGCTGGGTCGGGACCCGTTCCGGGACGCCGTCGACCTGCACCGGCGGCTGGCGTACGTCCCCGGTGACGTGGCACTGTGGCCGACGCTCACCGGCGGCGAGACCATCGACCTGCTCGGCCGGCTGCGCGGCGGGCTCGATCGGCGGCGCCGCGACGAGTTGCTGCAGCGGTTCGACCTGGACCCGACCCGCCGCTGCCGCACCTACTCCAAGGGTAACCGGCAGAAGGTCGCCCTGATCGCCGCGCTGGCCGCCGACGTCGAACTACTGGTGCTGGACGAGCCCACCTCCGGTCTGGATCCGCTGATGGAGCAGGTGTTCCGTGAGGAGATCACCGCCCAGAAGGCCCGCGGCCGAACGGTTCTGCTCTCCAGTCACATCCTCAGCGAGGTCGAGGCCCTGTGCGACCGGGTCGGCATCGTGCGGTCCGGCCGCATCATCGAGTCCGGGACGCTCGCCGAACTGCGACACCTCACCCGGACCGCCGTCCTGGCCGAGGTGGCCGAACCGGGCCGGGTCGGTGCGCTCACCGCGGCCGACGGGGTGCACGACCTGCAGGTGGACGGTCATCGCGTCCGGGCGGCGGTGGACAGCGACCGGATCGGCACCGTGATGGCGGTCCTGACCGGGGCGGGTCTGCGCTCGCTCGCGTGCACACCGCCGACGCTGGAGGAGTTGTTCCTGCGCCACTACACCGCGGACGACGTCCGATGA
- a CDS encoding ABC transporter permease: protein MSAAVSLRPARHRAHARRFAGLPALFRLALRRDRVLIVAGALAVTALVAASAVALAGLYPDVASRRAFAASVDATPAFLALTGPVFDGSTVGGLTAWRSVATAVVILGLLSTVIVVRHTRQDEETGRQDLVLSSAVDRGSPLAVAALAAAVLNGSAAVLIAAVMIARGQAVTGSVLLGSAIGGVGLVFAGSAAVVAQLVVAARTATGLGCALVGLGFVVRAVGDSSPGLSWVSWWSPIGWAQQVQAFAADRWWMIGILLLTAVLAFAVARALDARRDVGAGVVAPSTGRSTAAAGLRGPASLATRLQRGSLLGWTATFVVLGGVYGAATSGVDELISGTPALADTIRRLGGAAQITVAFLTATVTILAIVAAAFGVSTVLRLRGEETAGRAEMLLATATSRSRVMAPALGLAVIGAGVLLTVGSTVAALVAGAVAGSGTTASDVLRPVVRTAAAEIPAAIVVVALAAVLLGWLPRATGAAWGVLAAVGLLGLIGPSLGWPTAVLDVSPFHALGSEAALGGLAFWATTIIAVGLLTAGWWGWNRRDIG from the coding sequence ATGAGCGCGGCAGTGTCCCTACGGCCGGCCCGGCACCGGGCGCACGCCCGCCGATTCGCCGGTCTCCCGGCGCTGTTCCGGCTCGCTCTGCGGCGCGATCGCGTGCTCATCGTGGCGGGCGCGCTGGCGGTCACCGCGCTGGTCGCCGCGAGCGCCGTCGCCCTCGCCGGCCTGTACCCGGACGTGGCGTCGCGGCGGGCGTTCGCCGCGTCCGTCGATGCCACTCCGGCGTTCCTGGCCCTCACTGGGCCGGTGTTCGACGGGTCGACCGTCGGCGGGCTGACCGCCTGGCGGTCCGTCGCCACCGCGGTGGTGATTCTCGGACTGCTGTCCACCGTCATCGTCGTCCGGCACACGCGGCAGGACGAGGAGACCGGTCGTCAGGATCTGGTGCTGTCGTCGGCGGTCGACCGGGGCAGCCCGCTGGCGGTCGCCGCCCTCGCCGCCGCCGTCCTGAACGGATCGGCCGCCGTCCTGATCGCCGCCGTGATGATCGCGCGGGGCCAGGCGGTGACCGGCTCGGTGCTGCTCGGATCGGCCATCGGCGGCGTTGGCCTGGTCTTCGCCGGGTCGGCCGCCGTCGTCGCCCAGCTGGTGGTCGCCGCGCGGACCGCCACCGGCCTGGGCTGCGCGCTGGTCGGGCTGGGCTTCGTCGTGCGGGCGGTCGGCGACAGCTCCCCCGGGCTGTCCTGGGTGTCCTGGTGGTCACCGATCGGCTGGGCCCAGCAGGTGCAGGCATTCGCGGCCGATCGCTGGTGGATGATCGGGATCCTCCTTCTGACGGCGGTTCTCGCCTTCGCGGTCGCCCGGGCCCTCGACGCTCGTCGCGACGTCGGCGCCGGGGTGGTCGCACCGTCGACGGGACGGTCCACCGCCGCGGCGGGGTTGCGCGGCCCGGCCTCACTGGCCACCCGGCTGCAGCGCGGTTCCCTCCTCGGCTGGACCGCCACGTTCGTCGTGCTGGGCGGGGTCTACGGCGCAGCGACCAGCGGCGTGGACGAGCTCATCAGCGGAACCCCGGCGCTGGCCGACACGATCCGGCGGTTGGGTGGCGCCGCCCAGATCACCGTCGCTTTCCTGACGGCCACGGTCACCATCCTGGCCATCGTCGCGGCGGCTTTCGGGGTCAGCACGGTGCTGCGACTGCGCGGCGAGGAGACCGCAGGGCGGGCCGAGATGCTGCTGGCCACGGCGACGTCCCGCTCACGGGTGATGGCACCCGCGCTGGGGCTGGCCGTGATCGGAGCCGGCGTCCTGCTGACGGTGGGCAGTACCGTCGCCGCCCTGGTGGCCGGGGCGGTCGCCGGCTCGGGGACGACGGCGTCGGACGTCCTCCGCCCCGTGGTGCGCACCGCAGCGGCCGAGATCCCGGCGGCGATCGTCGTCGTGGCCCTCGCGGCGGTGCTGCTGGGGTGGCTGCCCCGGGCCACCGGGGCCGCCTGGGGCGTGCTGGCCGCGGTCGGCCTGCTCGGACTGATCGGGCCGTCACTGGGCTGGCCGACCGCCGTGCTGGACGTGTCCCCGTTCCACGCGCTGGGATCTGAGGCGGCACTGGGCGGGCTCGCGTTCTGGGCGACCACGATCATCGCCGTCGGGTTGCTGACCGCCGGCTGGTGGGGGTGGAATCGGCGCGACATCGGCTGA
- a CDS encoding nitroreductase/quinone reductase family protein yields the protein MSDFNQSVIDTFRSHGGVVPQFGRALVLLHHRGARSGVERVSPLAAIGDGDAWLIAASKAGAPDHPAWFHNLLAHPDVEIEIPDADTVSTVPVRAVRLHGADRDAAWQRFTAMSAGFAEYERKTTRVIPVFRLERR from the coding sequence ATGAGTGACTTCAACCAGTCGGTCATCGACACGTTCCGCAGTCACGGCGGGGTGGTCCCCCAGTTCGGTCGCGCCCTGGTGCTGCTGCACCACCGCGGCGCGCGGTCGGGTGTGGAGCGGGTCAGCCCACTGGCGGCCATCGGTGACGGCGACGCCTGGCTGATCGCGGCGTCCAAGGCCGGCGCGCCGGATCATCCGGCCTGGTTCCACAACCTGCTCGCCCACCCGGATGTCGAGATCGAGATCCCGGACGCCGACACCGTGTCGACCGTGCCGGTGCGCGCCGTCCGGCTCCACGGAGCCGACCGGGACGCGGCCTGGCAGCGGTTCACGGCGATGTCGGCGGGCTTCGCCGAGTACGAACGCAAGACCACCCGCGTCATCCCGGTCTTCAGGCTGGAGCGCCGCTGA
- a CDS encoding SDR family oxidoreductase, whose amino-acid sequence MTTAHGEAGSTAHSVLLIGASRGLGLALATEFCRRGADVTATIRSHGAQALQDATRGAPGHLQIEHVDTTDDGQIRALADRLAGRTFDLLLINAGTTHDQSLTAATIPADEFARVMITNALAPLRLLDALDDVVAPDGTIAVMSSGQGSVAGNRGGGWELYRASKAALNQLMRSYAARQPHPDRTLLLLAPGWVRTDLGGEGASSSVDEAIPPLVDTVEAQRHRRGLQFLDRNGRPVPW is encoded by the coding sequence ATGACGACAGCACACGGCGAAGCGGGTTCGACCGCTCACTCCGTCCTGCTCATCGGGGCGTCCCGCGGTCTCGGTCTGGCTCTGGCCACCGAGTTCTGCCGGCGCGGCGCGGACGTGACCGCCACCATCCGTTCCCACGGCGCCCAGGCACTGCAGGACGCCACCCGGGGAGCACCCGGGCACCTGCAGATCGAACACGTCGACACCACCGACGACGGGCAGATCAGGGCTCTGGCCGACCGGCTGGCCGGACGGACCTTCGACCTGCTGCTGATCAACGCCGGCACCACCCACGACCAGAGCCTCACCGCGGCAACGATTCCCGCCGACGAGTTCGCCCGCGTCATGATCACCAACGCCCTGGCCCCGCTGCGCCTGCTGGACGCTCTCGACGACGTCGTCGCCCCGGACGGGACGATCGCGGTGATGTCGTCGGGCCAGGGCAGCGTGGCCGGCAACCGTGGCGGCGGGTGGGAGCTGTACCGGGCGAGCAAGGCCGCGCTCAACCAGCTGATGCGCAGCTACGCCGCCCGCCAACCCCATCCCGACCGGACGCTGCTGCTCCTCGCACCGGGGTGGGTGCGGACCGACCTGGGCGGCGAGGGCGCCTCGTCCAGTGTCGACGAGGCCATCCCGCCACTGGTCGACACCGTCGAGGCGCAGCGGCACCGGCGGGGGCTGCAGTTCCTCGACCGCAACGGACGGCCGGTGCCCTGGTGA
- a CDS encoding protein-tyrosine phosphatase family protein: protein MGGWQEGAAGVVVLPDGRRVRGRGLRAGPPSDQLPEFGVYLTTRPHREPGWEQRWVRWPDFWLPASPGDALAALGEAFERAADQRVEIACDGGTGRTGTALAVLARHAGVPASQAVAWVRTHYRPRAVETPWQRRFVHRAVLGNDGEC, encoded by the coding sequence ATGGGCGGATGGCAGGAGGGGGCGGCGGGTGTCGTCGTCCTACCCGACGGGCGGCGCGTTCGGGGACGCGGACTGCGCGCGGGCCCGCCGTCGGATCAGCTTCCGGAGTTCGGTGTCTACCTGACCACGCGTCCTCATCGGGAACCGGGCTGGGAGCAGAGATGGGTTCGCTGGCCCGACTTCTGGCTGCCGGCGTCACCGGGCGACGCGCTCGCGGCGCTCGGCGAGGCGTTCGAGCGTGCGGCGGACCAGAGGGTCGAGATCGCCTGCGACGGCGGGACCGGACGCACCGGGACGGCTCTGGCCGTTCTGGCCCGGCACGCCGGGGTGCCGGCGAGTCAGGCGGTGGCCTGGGTGCGGACCCACTACCGACCGCGGGCGGTGGAGACCCCCTGGCAACGACGTTTCGTGCACCGTGCCGTGCTCGGGAACGACGGAGAGTGCTAG
- a CDS encoding ADP-ribosylglycohydrolase family protein gives MTNQQPRDVTDDGRADRAAGVLLGQACGDALGVPYEFATPPGPSEHAAMLGGGLGDFSPGEWSDDTAMAVAVAEGVVAGRGDRTRTLDAIAAGFLRWFDDGPADIGNQTAAVLAATRRFVGPGEPGVGAVMTQEAAAHAARHPHSAGNGALMRTGVVALAHLDDRDALAGLARDVALLTHADPLAVQSCVLWCEAVRVAVVEARLDVTAGLDLIGAEARGQWRTWLDEATGAIDGPVPGARFTPNGFTVTALQAAVAAVVGTPIAGPVEALHAAVRIGDDTDTVAAIAGSLLGARWGASTFPAHWTDAVHGWPGQRAGDLVELSRRIVTAPPPAR, from the coding sequence ATGACGAACCAGCAGCCCCGTGACGTGACCGACGACGGGCGGGCCGATCGGGCGGCGGGGGTGCTGCTCGGTCAGGCCTGCGGGGATGCCCTGGGGGTGCCGTACGAGTTCGCGACCCCGCCGGGGCCGAGCGAGCACGCGGCCATGCTGGGCGGCGGTCTCGGCGACTTCTCGCCGGGCGAATGGAGCGACGACACCGCGATGGCCGTCGCCGTCGCCGAGGGCGTCGTCGCCGGTCGCGGTGACCGGACGCGGACCCTGGACGCGATCGCCGCCGGGTTCCTGCGCTGGTTCGACGACGGACCGGCCGACATCGGCAACCAGACCGCCGCCGTGCTGGCCGCCACCCGCCGCTTCGTCGGCCCGGGCGAGCCCGGAGTGGGCGCGGTCATGACGCAGGAGGCCGCCGCGCACGCCGCCCGCCACCCGCACTCGGCCGGCAACGGCGCCCTCATGCGCACGGGGGTGGTCGCACTGGCCCACCTCGACGACCGGGACGCGCTGGCCGGTCTGGCCCGGGACGTTGCCCTGCTGACGCACGCCGACCCGCTCGCGGTGCAGTCGTGCGTGCTGTGGTGCGAAGCGGTCCGGGTCGCCGTGGTGGAGGCTCGCCTGGACGTGACCGCCGGCCTGGACCTGATCGGGGCCGAGGCCCGGGGCCAGTGGCGGACCTGGCTCGACGAGGCCACCGGAGCCATCGACGGGCCGGTCCCGGGCGCGCGCTTCACCCCCAACGGGTTCACCGTCACCGCCCTGCAGGCAGCGGTCGCCGCCGTCGTCGGCACCCCGATCGCCGGACCGGTCGAAGCCCTGCACGCCGCCGTCCGGATCGGTGACGACACCGACACGGTGGCCGCGATCGCCGGTTCCCTGCTGGGAGCGCGATGGGGTGCGTCGACGTTCCCGGCCCACTGGACCGACGCGGTGCACGGCTGGCCGGGGCAGCGGGCCGGCGACCTGGTCGAGCTCAGCCGGCGGATCGTCACCGCGCCGCCGCCCGCCCGCTGA